Proteins co-encoded in one Salvia splendens isolate huo1 chromosome 4, SspV2, whole genome shotgun sequence genomic window:
- the LOC121799564 gene encoding protein N-terminal glutamine amidohydrolase-like — translation MTTLSLESSSSSSTPVAAPLGIARFQHTPYYCEENIYLLCKKLSEDGTAKPDGSDLFVVFISNEKNQIPLWHQRASHRADGVILWDYHVICVQRRKETSLPDLVWDLDSNLPIPSPLPTYVAETIRPSFQLFSEFQRVFRIVHASIFLKSFASDRRHMKDPSGNWTATPPSYDVITAEDGTDHNLNEYMAMSSLDVVKSIGADAVDTALTQKLGVLVGESKLEEFFSQIPL, via the exons ATGACGACTTTGAGTTTGGAATCGTCGTCGTCTTCTTCAACACCAGTTGCTGCCCCTTTGGGAATTGCTCGTTTCCAGCACACTCCTTATTACTG TGAAGAGAATATATACTTGCTTTGTAAGAAGCTGAGTGAGGATGGGACAGCTAAACCCGATGGTTCAGACCTGTTCGTAGTTTTCATTTCCAATGAAAAGAATCAG ATTCCTTTATGGCATCAGAGGGCAAGCCACAGAGCAGATGGGGTGATTCTGTGGGATTATCATGTTATATGTGTACAA AGAAGGAAAGAAACCAGCTTGCCTGATCTGGTGTGGGATTTAGATTCTAACCTTCCTATTCCATCTCCACTACCCACGTACGTAGCAGAAACTATTCGGCCTTCATTTCAGCTGTTTTCTGAGTTCCAGAG GGTTTTCCGGATTGTACATGCTTCGATTTTCTTGAAGTCATTCGCATCAGACAGACGACACATGAAAGATCCTTCTGGAAACTGGACTGCCACGCCACCTTCATATGACGTAATCACTGCTGAAG ATGGAACGGACCATAACTTGAACGAGTACATGGCAATGTCCTCTCTTGATGTCGTAAAGAGCATAGGAGCTGATGCAGTGGACACAGCTTTGACCCAAAAACTTGGAGTGCTAGTTGGGGAGAGTAAACTCGAGGAATTTTTTTCTCAGATTCCATTGTAA
- the LOC121798743 gene encoding magnesium-chelatase subunit ChlH, chloroplastic-like, translated as MASSLVSSPFTLPNSREVKVPSLLQKHYLLHSFLPKRSAAKTNQKFKCAAIGNGLFTQTTQEVRRIVPEKSNLTTVKVVYVVLEAQYQSSLTAAVQSLNKSNQYASFELVGYLVEELRDVNNYNSFCKDLEDANIFIGSLIFVEELALKVKTAVEKERDRLDAVLVFPSMPEVMRLNKLGSFSMSQLGQSKSPFFQLFKKKGKSNAGFADSMLKLVRTLPKVLKYLPSDKAQDARLYILSLQFWLGGSPDNLVNFLKMISGSYVPALKGANIGYSDPVLYLDSGIWHPLAPCMYDDVKEYLNWYATRRDANEQLKSKNAPVIGLVLQRSHIVTGDESHYVAVIMELEARGAKVIPIFAGGLDFSGPVERYFIDPVTKKPMVNSVVSLTGFALVGGPARQDHPRAVEALMKLNVPYIVALPLVFQTTEEWLNSTLGLHPIQVALQVALPELDGGMEPIVFSGRDPRTGKSHALHKRVEQLCTRAIRWAELKRKTKAEKRLAITVFSFPPDKGNVGTAAYLNVFTSIYSVLKELKRDGYNVDGLPETSEALIEEIIHDKEAQFNSPNLNVVYKMGIREYQKLTPYATALEENWGKPPGNLNSDGENLLVYGKQYGNVFIGVQPTFGYEGDPMRLLFSKSASPHHGFAAYYSYVERIFKADAVLHFGTHGSLEFMPGKQVGMSDACYPDSLIGNIPNIYYYAANNPSEATVAKRRSYANTISYLTPPAENAGLYKGLKQLSELISSYQSLKDSGRGQQIVSSIISTAKQCNLDKDVDLPEEGVELAQKERDLVVGKVYAKIMEIESRLLPCGLHVIGEPPTAMEAVATLVNIASLDRAEEEITSLPSILAQTVGRDIEDIYRGSDKGVLRDVELLRQITETSRGAITTFVERSTNSKGQVVEVADKLTSILGFGVNEPWIQYLSNTKFYRADREKLRVLFQFLGECLRLIVADNEVGSLKQALEGKYVEPGPGGDPIRNPKVLPTGKNIHALDPQSIPTTAAMQSAKVVVERLLERQKIDNGGKYPETVALVLWGTDNIKTYGESLAQVLWMIGVTPVTDGLGRVNRVEIVSLEELGRPRVDVVVNCSGVFRDLFINQMNLLDRAVKMVAELDEPVEQNYVRKHALEQAKELGVEVREAASRIFSNASGSYSSNINLAVENSSWNDEKQLQDMYLSRKSFAFDSDAPGVGMTEKRKIFEMALSTADATFQNLDSSEISLTDVSHYFDSDPTNLVQNLRKDGKKPSAYIADTTTANAQVRTLSETVRLDARTKLLNPKWYEGMLSSGYEGVREIEKRLTNTVGWSATSGQVDNWVYEEANTTFIQDEEMLNRLMSTNPNSFRKLLQTFLEANGRGYWETSEENIERLRQLYSEVEDKIEGIDR; from the exons ATGGCGTCTTCTTTGGTTTCATCGCCATTCACACTCCCAAACTCCAGAGAAGTAAAGGTCCCATCCCTCTTACAAAAGCACTACCTCCTCCACTCCTTCCTCCCCAAGAGAAGCGCCGCCAAAACCAACCAGAAATTCAAATGTGCCGCCATTGGCAACGGCCTCTTCACGCAGACCACGCAGGAAGTCCGCAGAATCGTGCCTGAGAAATCGAACCTCACCACCGTCAAGGTCGTGTATGTCGTCCTCGAGGCCCAGTACCAATCCTCCCTCACAGCAGCAGTGCAATCCCTCAACAAGAGCAACCAGTACGCCTCCTTCGAGCTCGTGGGCTACCTCGTGGAGGAGCTCAGAGACGTGAACAACTACAACAGCTTCTGCAAGGACCTCGAAGATGCCAACATCTTCATCGGATCACTCATCTTCGTGGAGGAGCTCGCATTGAAGGTGAAGACTGCcgtggagaaggagagagacCGGCTTGATGCTGTGCTTGTCTTCCCATCAATGCCTGAGGTCATGAGGCTCAACAAGCTCGGATCTTTCAGCATGTCTCAGCTCGGCCAATCGAAAAGCCCCTTTTTCCAGCTCTTCAAGAAGAAGGGCAAATCGAATGCAGGCTTTGCTGATAGCATGTTGAAGCTTGTCAGAACTCTGCCTAAGGTCTTGAAGTATCTGCCTAGTGATAAGGCTCAAGATGCAAGGCTGTATATTCTCAGCCTGCAGTTTTGGCTCGGGGGATCACCTGATAATTTGGTGAACTTCTTGAAGATGATCTCGGGCTCATATGTGCCGGCCTTGAAGGGGGCGAACATCGGGTATTCGGATCCTGTTCTGTACTTGGATAGTGGGATTTGGCACCCATTGGCTCCTTGTATGTATGATGATGTGAAGGAGTATTTGAATTGGTATGCAACGAGAAGAGATGCTAATGAGCAGCTCAAGAGCAAGAATGCACCTGTGATTGGGCTGGTTTTACAGAGGAGTCACATTGTGACTGGTGATGAGAGCCACTATGTGGCTGTGATCATGGAGCTTGAGGCTAGGGGAGCCAAGGTGATACCGATCTTCGCTGGGGGGCTCGACTTCTCTGGGCCTGTGGAGAGGTACTTCATTGATCCGGTGACCAAGAAGCCAATGGTCAACTCGGTTGTGTCACTTACTGGGTTTGCTCTTGTTGGGGGGCCTGCCAGGCAGGACCACCCGAGGGCCGTGGAGGCCTTGATGAAGCTCAATGTGCCTTACATTGTGGCGTTGCCATTGGTGTTCCAGACGACGGAGGAGTGGCTCAACAGCACCCTGGGGCTGCACCCTATTCAGGTGGCTCTGCAGGTAGCTCTCCCTGAGCTTGATGGTGGCATGGAGCCTATCGTTTTCTCGGGCCGGGATCCGAGGACAGGGAAATCTCATGCTCTTCACAAGAGAGTGGAGCAGCTCTGCACCAGAGCTATCAGATGGGCTGAACTCAAGAGGAAAACAAAG GCAGAGAAGAGGCTAGCAATCACTGTATTCAGCTTCCCACCAGACAAAGGCAATGTAGGAACTGCAGCCTACTTGAATGTCTTCACTTCCATCTACTCTGTGCTCAAAGAGCTCAAGAGAGACGGCTACAATGTCGATGGCCTTCCAGAAACTTCCGAAGCCTTGATTGAGGAGATCATCCACGACAAGGAGGCTCAGTTCAACAGCCCCAACCTCAACGTGGTCTACAAGATGGGCATCCGTGAGTACCAGAAGCTGACTCCGTATGCCACTGCCCTTGAGGAGAACTGGGGGAAGCCCCCCGGTAACCTAAACTCAGACGGGGAGAACCTCCTTGTCTATGGAAAGCAGTACGGAAACGTCTTCATCGGTGTGCAGCCAACCTTCGGCTATGAGGGAGACCCCATGCGTCTCCTCTTCTCCAAATCCGCCAGCCCTCACCATGGATTCGCTGCATACTATTCGTATGTGGAGAGGATCTTCAAGGCGGACGCGGTCCTCCACTTTGGCACCCACGGGTCCCTTGAGTTCATGCCCGGGAAGCAAGTAGGCATGAGTGATGCCTGCTACCCGGACAGCCTCATCGGGAACATCCCTAACATCTACTACTACGCTGCCAACAACCCATCTGAGGCTACAGTGGCCAAGAGGCGTAGTTATGCAAACACCATCAGTTACCTGACCCCTCCTGCCGAAAATGCTGGCCTCTACAAAGGGCTCAAGCAGCTCAGTGAGCTGATCTCCTCGTACCAGTCTCTTAAGGATTCAGGCCGTGGCCAGCAGATTGTGAGCTCCATCATCAGCACTGCCAAGCAGTGCAATCTTGACAAGGACGTGGATCTACCTGAGGAGGGAGTCGAGCTTGCTCAGAAAGAGCGTGATCTTGTCGTAGGAAAGGTGTATGCAAAGATCATGGAGATTGAATCAAGGCTGCTACCCTGTGGCCTTCATGTCATTGGTGAGCCTCCAACTGCAATGGAGGCAGTGGCAACACTAGTTAACATTGCTTCGTTGGACCGAGCAGAGGAGGAGATTACATCTCTCCCGTCTATATTGGCTCAGACTGTGGGAAGAGATATCGAAGATATCTACAGAGGGAGCGACAAGGGAGTCCTACGAGATGTAGAGCTCCTCCGGCAGATCACTGAGACATCACGTGGGGCAATCACCACGTTTGTGGAGAGATCCACCAACAGCAAAGGCCAGGTTGTTGAGGTAGCTGATAAGTTGACGTCAATCCTTGGCTTTGGTGTGAATGAGCCATGGATTCAATACCTATCAAACACCAAGTTTTACAGGGCAGACAGAGAGAAGCTGAGAGTGTTATTCCAGTTCTTGGGAGAATGCTTGAGGCTGATTGTGGCGGACAACGAGGTTGGGAGCTTGAAGCAAGCACTGGAAGGGAAGTACGTGGAGCCAGGGCCAGGTGGGGACCCCATCAGAAACCCGAAGGTGTTGCCTACAGGGAAGAATATCCACGCCTTGGACCCACAGTCCATCCCAACCACTGCGGCTATGCAGAGCGCTAAGGTCGTCGTGGAGAGGCTGCTCGAGAGGCAGAAGATTGACAACGGAGGGAAGTATCCGGAAACGGTTGCTTTGGTGCTTTGGGGGACTGATAACATCAAGACATATGGTGAATCTCTGGCTCAGGTTCTTTGGATGATTGGAGTCACACCGGTGACTGATGGGCTCGGACGTGTGAACCGCGTGGAGATAGTGAGCCTCGAGGAGCTTGGGAGGCCTAGGGTTGATGTCGTCGTCAACTGTTCCGGTGTCTTCAGAGACCTCTTCATCAACCAG ATGAATCTTCTCGACCGGGCAGTGAAGATGGTGGCGGAGCTGGATGAGCCGGTGGAGCAGAACTACGTGAGGAAGCACGCCCTGGAGCAGGCCAAGGAGCTGGGAGTTGAGGTGAGGGAGGCTGCGTCGCGTATCTTCTCAAACGCCTCCGGCTCCTACTCCTCCAACATCAACCTTGCTGTCGAGAACTCCTCGTGGAATGACGAGAAGCAGCTGCAGGATATGTACCTGAGCCGGAAGTCGTTCGCCTTTGACAGCGACGCCCCCGGTGTAGGCATGACCGAGAAGCGTAAGATCTTTGAGATGGCTCTCAGCACGGCCGACGCCACCTTCCAGAACCTCGACTCCTCGGAGATCTCCCTCACCGACGTTAGCCACTACTTTGATTCGGACCCCACGAACCTCGTGCAGAACCTCCGGAAAGACGGAAAGAAGCCGAGTGCATACATTGCTGACACCACCACAGCCAATGCACAG GTGCGTACACTGTCCGAGACAGTGAGGCTGGACGCGAGGACGAAACTGCTGAACCCCAAGTGGTACGAGGGGATGCTGTCGAGCGGGTATGAGGGGGTCCGGGAGATTGAGAAGCGGCTGACCAACACTGTAGGGTGGAGCGCAACGTCGGGGCAGGTAGACAACTGGGTGTACGAGGAGGCGAACACGACGTTCATCCAAGACGAGGAGATGCTGAACAGGCTGATGAGCACCAACCCCAACTCCTTCAGGAAGCTGCTGCAGACTTTCTTGGAGGCCAATGGGAGAGGATACTGGGAAACCTCTGAAGAGAACATTGAGAGGTTAAGGCAGCTTTACTCTGAAGTTGAAGACAAGATTGAAGGAATTGATCGTTGA
- the LOC121798745 gene encoding probable glycosyltransferase STELLO1, which translates to MLVQDRILPTSDSPKLHNHRKPFSITSKNLDLSTWTSENLYKIVTILLLIATVAALFFLRNYSTAGGDAAALLCLQSTQSRTIHPKFPNINWNSIDRIVDKSTPFANFRSEKWIVVSVADYPSDSLKRMARIKGWQILAIGNSRTPKDWELKGAIYLSLETQAQLGFRVVDYLPYDSYVRKSVGYLFAIQHGAQKIYDVDDRGNVIGDDIGKHFDVELVGEGARQEVILQYSHENPNRTVVNPYIHFGQRSVWPRGLPLENVGDIGHEEFYTEVFGGKQFIQQGISNGLPDVDSVFYFTRKASLEAFDIRFDDRAPKVALPQGTMVPVNSFNTIFHSSAFWGLMLPVSVSTMASDVLRGYWAQRLLWELGGYVVVYPPTAHRYDKVEAYPFSEEKDLHVNVGRLINFLVAWRSSKHRLFEKILELSYVMAEEGFWTEKDLHFTAAWLQDLLAVGYQQPRLMTLELDRPRATIGHGDRKEFVPQKLASVHLGVEEIGTVNYEIGNLIHWRKHFGNVVLVMFCSGPVERTALEWRLLYGRIFKTVIILSKEKNTDLAVEEGQLDYVYKYLPKVFDRYSSADGFLFLHDDTILNYWNLLQADKSKLWITNKVSKSWTTVSVSGNSDWFVKQADMVKKVVAAMPAHLQVNYKDSVKDHKDLVICNSEVFYIPRRFVADFTDLVYLVDEMDVHHKVAIPMFFSAMDTPENFDSVLNSMKYKQKLQSNSTLFYSPEAPAIHPWSVTSEHDFIKLIRIMAAGDPLLMELV; encoded by the exons ATGCTAGTCCAAGATCGCATTTTGCCCACTTCTGATTCGCCAAAACTCCACAATCATCGCAAACCCTTTTCCATCACGTCCAAGAATCTCGATCTATCCACGTGGACCTCCGAGAATCTCTACAAGATCGTCACGATTCTCCTCCTCATCGCCACCGTCGccgccctcttcttcctccgCAACTACTCCACCGCCGGCGGTGACGCCGCGGCGCTGCTCTGCCTCCAGTCCACGCAGTCCCGCACGATTCATCCCAAGTTTCCGAATATTAATTGGAACTCTATCGACCGCATTGTTGACAAATCCACGCCGTTTGCTAACTTTCGATCGGAGAAATGGATCGTCGTCTCTGTAGCGGATTACCCTTCTGATTCTTTGAAGAGGATGGCTAGGATTAAAGGATGGCAAATTCTTGCCATCGGGAATTCTAGGACTCCCAAAGATTGGGAATTGAAAG GGGCGATTTATTTATCATTGGAAACACAAGCTCAATTGGGGTTCAGAGTGGTTGATTACCTGCCTTACGATTCATATGTTCGTAAAAGTGTGGGTTACTTATTTGCCATCCAACACGGTGCTCAAAAGATCTATGATGTTGATGATAGAGGCAACGTGATAGGTGATGATATAGGAAAGCATTTTGATGTCGAGTTGGTTGGTGAGGGTGCTAGACAAGAGGTTATTTTGCAGTATAGTCATGAGAATCCCAATAGGACTGTTGTGAACCCTTACATACATTTTGGGCAGCGGTCTGTTTGGCCGAGGGGATTGCCATTGGAAAATGTGGGTGATATTGGCCACGAGGAGTTCTACACAGAGGTCTTCGGGGGGAAACAGTTTATACAACAGGGTATTTCCAATGGGCTACCTGATGTCGATTCTGTATTTTACTTCACTAGGAAGGCTTCATTGGAGGCGTTTGACATTAGGTTTGATGACCGTGCCCCTAAAGTGGCATTACCTCAGGGCACAATGGTGCCTGTCAATTCATTTAACACGATATTCCATTCGTCTGCATTTTGGGGTTTGATGCTTCCTGTGTCGGTTAGCACAATGGCCTCTGATGTCTTGAGGGGGTATTGGGCGCAGAGACTTTTGTGGGAGCTCGGTGGATACGTTGTGGTATATCCACCCACCGCTCATCGGtatgacaaagttgaagcatACCCTTTTTCAGAGGAGAAAGATCTTCATGTGAACGTGGGCCGTCTGATCAATTTCTTGGTGGCGTGGAGATCTAGTAAGCATAGGTTGTTTGAGAAAATCTTGGAGTTGAGTTACGTTATGGCCGAGGAAGGGTTCTGGACGGAAAAGGACCTGCATTTCACTGCTGCTTGGCTTCAGGATCTTCTTGCTGTCGGTTACCAGCAGCCTCGTCTGATGACACTTGAATTAGACCGGCCAAGGGCAACCATTGGTCATGGCGACCGGAAGGAGTTTGTTCCTCAAAAGTTAGCATCTGTGCATCTTGGAGTTGAGGAGATCGGAACAGTGAATTATGAAATCGGGAACTTGATTCATTGGAGGAAGCATTTTGGGAATGTGGTGCTTGTAATGTTCTGCAGCGGACCTGTTGAACGTACTGCATTGGAATGGAGGTTACTATATGGCAGGATATTCAAAACAGTTATTATATTATCTAAGGAGAAAAATACAGATCTTGCCGTGGAAGAAGGCCAATTGGACTATGTTTACAA GTATTTGCCAAAGGTTTTTGACAGATACTCCAGTGCAGACGGCTTTCTGTTTCTCCACGATGATACCATTCTTAATTACTGGAACTTGCTCCAAGCTGACAAGTCAAAGCTCTGGATCACAAACAAG GTGTCCAAGTCATGGACAACTGTCTCGGTTTCTGGCAACTCGGATTGGTTTGTGAAGCAAGCTGATATGGTGAAGAAAGTGGTTGCTGCAATGCCTGCTCATCTTCAAGTCAATTATAAAGATAGTGTAAAAGATCACAAAGACCTTGTAATCTGCAATTCGGAAGTATTCTACATCCCTCGACGTTTTGTTGCTGACTTCACTGATCTTGTCTATCTCGTGGACGAGATGGACGTCCATCACAAAGTTGCTATACCAATGTTCTTTTCAGCAATGGATACGCCTGAAAACTTTGACTCGGTGCTCAACTCAATGAAGTATAAGCAGAAGCTACAGAGCAACTCGACGTTGTTCTACTCTCCCGAAGCCCCTGCCATTCACCCCTGGAGTGTGACGAGCGAGCACGACTTCATCAAGCTGATCAGAATCATGGCAGCCGGGGATCCTCTGTTGATGGAGCTCGTCTGA